The DNA sequence CATTTTGATAATCTCCACGGTTGGCGTCAATACTTCCTAAAACGTTGTTGTCGGCCGCTACTTGTAATTCATGTTCAAAAGTATGCTGGGCTAAAGTTGCGTGATTGACCTCAAGGTTAAGCTTGAAATCATCCAGTAAATCATATTGACGAAGAAAGTTTAGGCAGGTTGCCGCATCAAAGTCATACTGATGTTTCGTAGGCTCCATTGGTTTTGGCTCAATAAAGAAAGTCCCTTTGAACCCTTGTGAACGTGCATAATCTTTTGCTATGTGTAGAAACTTTGCCATATGTTCAAGTTCACGTTTCATGTTGGTGTTCAGTAAAGACATGTATCCTTTACGGCCACCCCAGAAAACATAATTTTCTCCGCCTAGCTTAATCGTTGCATCTAAGGCATTTTTAACCTGTCCTCCGGCATAAGTCAATACGTCAAAGGATAGATTTGTAGCTGCGCCATTCATAAATCGGGGATTGGAGAAACAGTTTGAAGTTCCCCAAAGTAATTTTACTCCGGAAGCTGCCTGTTTTTCTTTGGCATAATCGGTTATAAATTCTATTCTTTTGGTTGATTCTTTAAAATTATCCGCCTCATCAATTAAATCATAATCGTGGAAACAGTAGTAAGGCACACCTAGTTTTGTGAAAAATTCGAAAGCCGCATCCATTTTTTCTGTTGCTCTTTGCTTAACATCTGTTGCGTTTAACCATTCAAAATGCTGTGTTCCCACTCCAAAAGGATCTCCACCCGTTGCACAGAATGTATGCCAGTAAGCTGTTGCAAATTTGAAATATTCTTTCATCGTTTTCCCTCGAATCACTTTATTTTCGTTATAAAATTTGAAAGCCAGAGGATTGTCAGATTCTTTTCCTTCAAATTGAATTTTTCCAATTCCTTTGAAATACTCTTTGTTGCCCATTGTAATTGCCATATATTTTAGTTTTAGTTAGATGATAACATTTATGCAATCGATTGCATAAATGTGTTTGAAAATTTCTTAATGATTAGATTTTGCAATAGTTTTAATTTCCATTTTTCGTAACTATCCTTGTACTGGTTATAGTTCTTATTATCAGGATAATAGCTTTTTAAAATGTCTTTGTCAGTCAGGATCTCATTTTGCGATTTGAATGCTCCGGATCCCATGGCTGCGGCTCTTGCTGCACCCGTAGAACCTGTGGAATCTATAATTCTTATTTCAGTATCCAAAATAGTAGTGATGGTCTGCGTGAATAAAGAAGAGCGGAATAAATTGTCACCGCCTGCTTTTATAATACCTTTCTGAAGCCCGTCGGACATTAAAATATCCGTTCCGTAAACAAAAGAAAAGGCAATACCTTCTAATCCCACCCGGAAAAGATGCTCGCTTTTATGACGGTTAAAATTCAGGTTAAAAACAGACGAGCCAATATCTTTATTATGCAGTACTCTCTCTGCTCCGTTTCCGAAGGGCAGGACAATAACTCCATCGGAACCGATCGGTATTTTTGAAGCTAAATCATTAATTTCATGATAGCTGTGTCTTTTTTGATCCACCTGATGTCGAAGCCAGCTGTACTGAATTCCCGCACCATTGAGGCAAAGCATTTTCCCGATTCTCGGCTGTTCCTTTGTGTGGTTAATGTGGGCAAAATTGTTAATTCTTACAGATTCCTTTGATTTAATATTGTCAGTCACACCATAAACAACTCCGGAAGTTCCGCCTGTTGCGGCAATCTCTCCGAGATTCATTACATTGAGGGAAAGTGCGTTATTGGGTTGGTCTCCGGCTCGGTAATAAACAGGAATTCCCTCGGGAAGACCACTTTCTTCTGCTCCCTGTTTTGAAACATAGCATTGTTCAGTGAAATTTTCCACAATATCAGAGACAAAGGATTCCTCAATTCCCAGGTGTTCCAACATTGTTTTTGAAACTCTATGCTTTTCAAAATCCCAAAGTATACCTTCTGAAAGCCCTGTAACAGAAGTTGTTGCTTCGCCACTAAGCTTAAATGCAATGAAATCTCCCGGAAGCATAAATTTCCAGATCTTGTCATAGATCTCGGGGGTATTTTCCTGTACCCATTTCAGTTTGGAAGCGGTGAAATTTCCCGGAGAATTAAGCAGTTCTTTCATGCATTCTTTTTCTCCGATCTCACTAAAAATCCGGTCGCCAATTTCAACAGCCCGGCTGTCACACCATATAATTGAAGGACAAAGTACTTGTTTGTCTTTTCCAATCAATACTAATCCATGCATTTGATAGGAGATACCAATTCCTTTAATCTCATTTTTGTGGATTTTGCTCTCTGCAATTATTTTTTGTGTGAGAATCCGGAGATTTTGCCACCATTCATCGGGGTTTTGTTCTGCCCAGCCTGCTTTTGGGGAATCTATTGACATTTCATGTTCCGGGTATTTGGCATGGGCAACTAATTTTCCCTGATCATCTACGATGGAAGCCTTTATCGATGAGCTTCCTACATCATAACCTATAAACTTCATTAATTATTAATAATTAATAATTGTAATGCTTTAAATGTAATAATTTTATGTATTATACCGAAGATTTTTATAAATATGTTAATTTTTAATATTATTGAATATTAAATTATTGTTATTCAGTATTTTAACTTTAATTAATTATTTTTTAAATGCTTTAATTCCAATTAAATTAAATAAATTGAGTAATTAACTTTAACTAAAAAAGGCTTTAATTATCCAATATTGAGCAATCGATTGCGCAAATTAATGATTAATTTATATTTTGGTAGATGTTAACCAAGGATAAATCATCGCAAATTAATCAACATGAAAGAGCAGGATACCGTCAAATTCTAAAATGTATACTTTTATGAAAATGAAATGAAAGAATAATTTCGTTATAGAGTTGAAGATTATTTGTTGATTTTTTTGTAAAAACAAACCGAATAAATTTTATTTAAATGATATTCCTTTATTTTGCCATTCTTTTGAATACTGAATTTTATTAATGAAAAATCAGATTCTACAATAAAAAATAAATTATGAAATCTCAAAATACATCAAGCTTTTTATTATCCCTGCTGATGCTTTTATTGTTTTCATCAGGTATAAAAAGCCAGGATAAATTTCCCGACGGCACCATAATTCAAAGATGGTTTAAAGAAAACAAACCTACAGACATCAGTAAATTAGGTAAAAAATATATTCTTACCGATAATGGAGTGAAAAACGACAGTACGATTCTTCAGACAAAACAGGTTCAGCAGGTCATTGATCTTGCAGCTAAAAATGGCGGTGGGGTAATTATTGTACCCAAAGGAACATTCCTGATCAGTTCGGTATTTTTCAAACAAGGAACACATTTACATTTGGAGAACGGTGCGAAATTAAAAGGAAGCGATGATATCAGTGATTTTCCGGTTGTGGAAACAAGAATGGAAGGGCAGACTATAAAATATTTTCCTGCAATAATCAATGCAGATGGGTTAAATGGTTTTACTATTTCGGGAAAAGGAACACTTGACGGAAACGGATTGCGCTTTTGGAAAGCATTCTGGAAAAGACGTCAGTGGAATCCTAAGTGTACCAATATGGACGAAATGAGACCCAGAATCATCTATGTTTCAAATTCTAAAAATGTTCAGGTTGAAGGGATTACCGTAAAAAACTCTCCTTTCTGGAGTACACATTATTATAAAAGTGAATTTGTAAAATTGTTAAACCTGACAATTCTTGCACCAAAAGAACCGGTAAAAGCACCAAGTACAGATGCCGTTGATATTGATGCCTGCACAAATTTCCTGATTAAAAATTGCTATATGTCGGTGAACGACGACGCCATTGCATTAAAAGGTGGAAAAGGTCCGAAAGCAGATAAAACTCCTGAAAATGGTGAAAACAGAAATATCATCATCGAAGATAACAACTTTGGGTTTTGTCACAGTGTTCTTACTTGCGGCAGCGAATCAATCCACAATTATAACGTAATTCTGCGCAACTCAAAGGTGAAAGATGCTTCCAGACTGCTCCACCTTAAAATGAGACCGGATACTCCTCAGCATTACGAATATATTACCGTTGAAAATATCACGGGCAATGTCAAAACTTTCTTGTATGTGAAAGGTTGGAGCCAGTTTTTCGATTTGAAAGGAGAGGAAAAGCCTAAAAAATCTTTAGCGAATGATATTCTGATTAAAAATATTGATATCAGTTGTGAAACGGCATTCGATGTTGAAAAATCAGACTTGTATGATCTGATAGATTTCACGTTGGATAACCTGAAAATAAGGGCTTTAAAACCAAAAGAGGAGAATTTGGGGGCTATTAAAAATTTAGAAAAAATTAAAGTAAATGTTACTCAGGTTGCCTCGCTAGACCAGTCTTATGACAAGAAAGATGATTCCGACATTGCTGCAAAATGAGTTTTTTGTCTAAAATATTCGGCGTGGTATGCTTATGCTCCCAATTATTGCATTCTCAATTTAGATTGGGACGGTTTCTGAGCATACAAGCGAATAGGATTTTTGGATTAATGGAGGAGTCAATATTTTTAATGGAGTGATTATGAAAAGTTGGATAAGAATTATAACCATTTTTATTTGTTCATCGATGTTTACCCAGCAAACCAATTTTAAATTTGATTTTGGCGGAAGCAGAGTTCAGGATGGTTTTATTCCCATCACGGAACATTCTGAATTCGACAGAAAAGCAGGCTATGGATTCATGGATATTTCCGGCTTAAAATCAATCGACAGAGGAGGAAATGCTTTGACGGGAGATTATATTACCAGCGACAGACCTTTCTATTTTTCGGTGGTACTTCCGGAAGGGAATTATGATATTAAGTTAAATTTAGGTGATTCTAAAGGAACTTCTCAAACAACAGCTCGTGTAGAAAACCGTCGTCTGATGCTGGACGAAGTAAAAACAAAAGAAGGTGAAATAGTTGAAAAACTTATTACAGTTCATATTAAAGACAGCATTCTCCGTAATCAGGATGGAGTTGAAATTGGAATTGTAAAATTAAAACCAAGAGAAAGAAAATATTTACATTGGGACAACTTATTGACGATTGAATTTAACAGTAAAGCCCCAAAAATTTGTGCAATAACCATTCAGTCTAACAAAACGGCAAAAACAATTTACCTGACAGGGGATTCCACGGTTGTAGATGCACAGTACGAACCCTGGGCCTCGTGGGGACAAATGCTACCGTGTTTTTTTGTTCCGGAAGAAGTTGTTGTTGCGAATTACGCCGAAAGCGGAGAAACTTTGAAAGCTTTTGAAGACCGCCATCGGATTGATAAAATCTGGAACAAAAT is a window from the Chryseobacterium indologenes genome containing:
- the xylA gene encoding xylose isomerase; its protein translation is MAITMGNKEYFKGIGKIQFEGKESDNPLAFKFYNENKVIRGKTMKEYFKFATAYWHTFCATGGDPFGVGTQHFEWLNATDVKQRATEKMDAAFEFFTKLGVPYYCFHDYDLIDEADNFKESTKRIEFITDYAKEKQAASGVKLLWGTSNCFSNPRFMNGAATNLSFDVLTYAGGQVKNALDATIKLGGENYVFWGGRKGYMSLLNTNMKRELEHMAKFLHIAKDYARSQGFKGTFFIEPKPMEPTKHQYDFDAATCLNFLRQYDLLDDFKLNLEVNHATLAQHTFEHELQVAADNNVLGSIDANRGDYQNGWDTDQFPVDLYEMTQAMLVIIQAGGFQGGGVNFDAKIRRNSTDLEDIFIAHISGMDNFARAFLAADAILEKSKYSEIRADRYASFNNGKGKDFEEGKLSLTDLASHAEGLGEVGRESGKQEYLESLINQYL
- a CDS encoding xylulokinase, yielding MKFIGYDVGSSSIKASIVDDQGKLVAHAKYPEHEMSIDSPKAGWAEQNPDEWWQNLRILTQKIIAESKIHKNEIKGIGISYQMHGLVLIGKDKQVLCPSIIWCDSRAVEIGDRIFSEIGEKECMKELLNSPGNFTASKLKWVQENTPEIYDKIWKFMLPGDFIAFKLSGEATTSVTGLSEGILWDFEKHRVSKTMLEHLGIEESFVSDIVENFTEQCYVSKQGAEESGLPEGIPVYYRAGDQPNNALSLNVMNLGEIAATGGTSGVVYGVTDNIKSKESVRINNFAHINHTKEQPRIGKMLCLNGAGIQYSWLRHQVDQKRHSYHEINDLASKIPIGSDGVIVLPFGNGAERVLHNKDIGSSVFNLNFNRHKSEHLFRVGLEGIAFSFVYGTDILMSDGLQKGIIKAGGDNLFRSSLFTQTITTILDTEIRIIDSTGSTGAARAAAMGSGAFKSQNEILTDKDILKSYYPDNKNYNQYKDSYEKWKLKLLQNLIIKKFSNTFMQSIA
- a CDS encoding rhamnogalacturonidase: MKSQNTSSFLLSLLMLLLFSSGIKSQDKFPDGTIIQRWFKENKPTDISKLGKKYILTDNGVKNDSTILQTKQVQQVIDLAAKNGGGVIIVPKGTFLISSVFFKQGTHLHLENGAKLKGSDDISDFPVVETRMEGQTIKYFPAIINADGLNGFTISGKGTLDGNGLRFWKAFWKRRQWNPKCTNMDEMRPRIIYVSNSKNVQVEGITVKNSPFWSTHYYKSEFVKLLNLTILAPKEPVKAPSTDAVDIDACTNFLIKNCYMSVNDDAIALKGGKGPKADKTPENGENRNIIIEDNNFGFCHSVLTCGSESIHNYNVILRNSKVKDASRLLHLKMRPDTPQHYEYITVENITGNVKTFLYVKGWSQFFDLKGEEKPKKSLANDILIKNIDISCETAFDVEKSDLYDLIDFTLDNLKIRALKPKEENLGAIKNLEKIKVNVTQVASLDQSYDKKDDSDIAAK
- a CDS encoding rhamnogalacturonan acetylesterase, which produces MFTQQTNFKFDFGGSRVQDGFIPITEHSEFDRKAGYGFMDISGLKSIDRGGNALTGDYITSDRPFYFSVVLPEGNYDIKLNLGDSKGTSQTTARVENRRLMLDEVKTKEGEIVEKLITVHIKDSILRNQDGVEIGIVKLKPRERKYLHWDNLLTIEFNSKAPKICAITIQSNKTAKTIYLTGDSTVVDAQYEPWASWGQMLPCFFVPEEVVVANYAESGETLKAFEDRHRIDKIWNKIKPGDYLFIQFGHNDQKYGNSTKSGYRKRLQEWSNKAKQLGAIPVLVTSMNRRVFDKNNKIVNTLDDFPDAMREISKEENVYLIDLNAMSKTLFEALGPENSKKAFVYYPANSYPNQKDALADDTHFNTYGAYQLAKCVIKSIVDQKLPLTKFISKKYKGFDLNQPDPFEKFHWPECIFMESLKPDGN